A region from the Diorhabda sublineata isolate icDioSubl1.1 chromosome X, icDioSubl1.1, whole genome shotgun sequence genome encodes:
- the LOC130451079 gene encoding uncharacterized protein LOC130451079 yields MNSPTLVSIFFMYLFCFQIFVAVLCTCFTWQQVAAVVNNNPLKDESVNSTPDNTNPNQSTETGEVVADSVGAAIEEKSNRREAALVDNYGAPQVDIALPVIDSYLPSEPSNPNLPIPVYGVPITSSNNVVYPEPPPDIPPPKHVPSLAYGLPHINNYGQPFKNNFALPNSIFFGSPGNNYGAPNNNYGPPVRQFSRKPFYGPPRLQYGPPGKPLNNVKFGSKQPYKNFGPKYQSKPFTTYGPPVGYFKDNYSPVKFNTNFNGGNIISHGGSLGGVNTKYGPPNLAVNLDFSGVNGNNQHGVSNFGFSSHGSVNSVSTEYGTPDSDILSSLKPHYGPPQPSPHPRPPHPGAPAPPTPPDIKYDGWQPIPGLVSRKPTSVYGAPHVEQHIENEFSYNKDLSPPPVESHNEPQSNIHTSVANLELENSYSSVSQNGVSDSYKAPLNTVTGSGGVVIASGEEAHANKDHSHEHQNNVNIGLSAIGLNGQNINTVKSIGYEIFPSGAATISGEQTSSYGAPAISSHSSNSYSDTANLGQISGSYGPPTSSIQHSGSYEAPVTSGQSHPSGSYGTPLQSTNSLATTHSFTGASFGSSHIKSSFNSQKNHGYKGLSLSNSGIGLIPPSGVYGGPSGSYGTPLFSGPKPGHSKYHIPPPPSNLYGAPHSHSTASFQNINHGYTSYNAPSNFVNQQQVAQSHSVNDIISLDYSYPGVTLDLTQGSGQINYNTPHDCKQQSLPSLSYGVPSANSYTAALSSLTTNIESKPHDTYGVPDLTASHSQKINTEVKTNSIETQAEDIQGKSYGKTLAASFGPNSELVQSQSIDFNNISLQGALGSYTLQIQSADGGQSPVPHGQVLNDGLLQSILAAIEQPKGSNSGQPIIQLQKSLEQQQFVTNDTISSVVEQLTDEEIRQGTQLAKEDIVKTSQFDEEINKIPSVRDIKDSEIQYSFSNKYLVTATNPMQNQRQTTNIETNDVSPGESDIPILENNGIALYFSNTQRLKKETEGEGNHGLQNIEDKSGQHGE; encoded by the exons ATGAATAGTCCTACTTtggtttccatattttttatgt atttgttttgttttcagaTATTTGTTGCTGTTCTATGTACGTGCTTTACCTGGCAACAAGTAGCTGCTGTAGTAAATAATAATCCTCTGAAAGATGAATCTGTTAATTCTACACCTGACAACACAAATCCAAACCAATCCACTGAGACTGGAGAAGTGGTGGCAGACTCAGTAGGAGCAGCTATTGAAGAAAAGAGCAATAGAAGAGAAGCTGCATTAGTTGATAATTATGGCGCGCCGCAAGTAGATATAGCATTACCTGTCATTGATTCTTATCTACCATCAGAACCAAGTAATCCAAATCTTCCTATTCCTGTTTATGGTGTACCAATAACATCTTCTAATAATGTAGTTTATCCTGAACCTCCTCCTGATATTCCACCTCCCAAACATGTACCCTCGCTGGCTTATGGATTACCACATATCAATAATTATGGacaaccttttaaaaataacttcgCTCTtccaaatagtattttttttggttctcCAGGAAATAATTATGGAGCGCCCAATAACAATTATGGACCTCCAGTACGTCAGTTTTCACGTAAGCCATTTTATGGTCCACCGCGTTTGCAATATGGTCCTCCTGGTAAGCCATTGAATAATGTTAAATTTGGTTCCAAACAaccatacaaaaattttggaccTAAATATCAGTCTAAGCCATTTACGACATATGGACCTCCGGTAGGGTATTTTAAGGATAATTACAGTCCTGTGAAATTTAACACGAATTTTAATGGCGGGAACATTATATCTCACGGAGGATCTTTAGGAGGAGTAAACACAAAATACGGACCTCCAAATTTAGCGGTAAATTTGGATTTCTCTGGAGTGAATGGTAATAATCAACATGGAGTATCCAATTTTGGTTTCTCCAGTCACGGTAGTGTTAACTCAGTTTCAACTGAATATGGTACTCCTGATAGCGATATCTTGAGTTCTCTTAAGCCACATTATGGCCCTCCTCAACCCTCTCCCCATCCAAGACCACCACATCCTGGAGCCCCAGCTCCTCCAACTCCACCTGATATCAAATATGACGGGTGGCAGCCAATTCCTGGCCTAGTATCTAGGAAACCAACTTCTGTTTATGGAGCACCTCATGTGGAGCAGCATATTGAGAATGAGTTCAGTTATAATAAAGATTTATCACCACCCCCAGTGGAATCTCATAATGAACCACAATCGAACATTCATACTTCTGTAGCTAATCTCGAACtagaaaattcatattcatCTGTTAGTCAGAATGGAGTAAGTGACTCCTACAAGGCCCCTTTGAATACAGTGACAGGATCAGGTGGAGTAGTGATCGCATCCGGTGAAGAAGCACATGCAAATAAAGATCATTcacatgaacatcaaaataatgtCAACATTGGACTGTCAGCTATTGGATTAAACGGACAAAATATCAATACGGTGAAGAGTATTGGTTACGAAATCTTCCCTAGCGGCGCTGCCACAATTTCCGGAGAACAAACTAGTTCATATGGAGCACCAGCAATTTCTTCGCATTCATCTAATTCTTACAGTGACACAGCTAATTTGGGTCAAATATCTGGTTCCTATGGACCTCCAACTAGTTCCATACAACATTCTGGTTCTTATGAAGCTCCAGTTACATCAGGACAATCGCATCCCTCTGGTTCATACGGGACTCCTTTGCAATCAACCAACTCTTTGGCTACCACTCATTCATTTACAGGCGCATCTTTCGGATCTTCACATATAAAAAGTTCATTCAATTCTCAGAAAAATCATGGTTATAAGGGATTGTCGCTTTCCAATTCAGGCATTGGTTTGATTCCTCCAAGTGGTGTATACGGTGGTCCAAGCGGATCTTATGGAACACCTTTGTTCTCTGGACCAAAACCAGGACACTCAAAATATCATATTCCACCACCTCCGTCCAATTTATACGGAGCTCCACATAGCCACTCTACGGCTTCTttccaaaatatcaatcatGGTTATACAAGTTATAATGCAccttcaaattttgttaatcaacAACAAGTAGCGCAATCACACAGTGTTAACGATATAATATCCTTGGATTACAGCTATCCAGGAGTTACACTCGATTTGACTCAGGGAAGTGGACAAATCAACTACAATACTCCTCACGATTGTAAACAGCAATCTTTACCATCTTTGTCTTATGGAGTACCTTCTGCAAATAGTTACACAGCCGCATTGTCATCTTTAACGACTAATATCG AATCGAAGCCTCATGATACTTATGGAGTTCCTGATTTAACGGCGTCTCATagtcaaaaaattaatactgaaGTGAAAACTAACTCAATTGAGACTCAAGCAGAAGATATACAAGGCAAATCGTATGGAAAAACTTTAGCAGCTAGTTTTGGACCTAATAGTGAGCTCGTACAATCTCAAAGCATTGATTTCAATAACATTTCTCTGCAGGGCGCATTAGGTTCATATACTTTGCAAATTCAATCTGCTGACGGGGGTCAATCACCAGTTCCACATGGACAAGTACTAAATGATGGGCTGTTACAGTCGATTCTTGCTGCTATCGAGCAACCAAAAGGTTCTAATTCAGGTCAACCCATTATTCAATTACAAAAAAGCTTGGAACAACAACAATTTGTTACAAATGATACTATTTCATCTGTCGTTGAGCAGTTGACCGACGAAGAAATACGACAAGGAACGCAGCTGGCAAAAGAAGATATTGTAAAAACTTCTCAATTtgatgaagaaataaataaaattccgTCTGTTCGAGACATCAAGGACTCAGAAATTCAGTACTCATTCTCCAATAAGTACCTAGTTACTGCTACAAATCCCATGCAGAATCAAAGACAAACAACCAATATAGAAACCAATGATGTTAGTCCTGGTGAATCAGATATACCAATTCTGGAGAATAATGGTATAGCTTTATATTTCAGTAACACACAACGACTGAAGAAGGAAACTGAAGGCGAAGGTAATCATGGATTGCAAAATATAGAAGATAAAAGTGGACAACATGGAGAATAA
- the LOC130451700 gene encoding 40S ribosomal protein S2-like, protein MADAAPAGGRGEFRGGFGGTRRGGSRGGTRGRGRDRGRGRGHGKEDQKEWVPVTKLGRLMIDGKIRSLEEIYLFSLPIKEFEIIDHFIGPDKNDEVLKIMPVQKQTRAGQRTRFKAFVAI, encoded by the coding sequence ATGGCGGATGCAGCTCCAGCCGGTGGACGTGGTGAATTCCGTGGTGGCTTCGGTGGTACTAGGCGCGGTGGTAGCCGAGGAGGTACAAGAGGTCGCGGTAGAGACCGTGGACGCGGACGTGGCCATGGAAAGGAAGACCAGAAAGAATGGGTACCAGTCACTAAGTTAGGACGTTTAATGATAGATGGAAAAATTCGATCACTCGAAGAAATCTACTTGTTTTCATTACCCATTAAGGAATTTGAAATCATTGATCATTTCATTGGACCCGACAAAAATGATGAGGTATTGAAAATAATGCCAGTACAGAAACAAACTCGTGCCGGACAACGTACTCGATTCAAGGCTTTTGTTGCTATTTGA